Within the Streptomyces sp. YIM 121038 genome, the region TTCCGGACTGACTGCTTTCCATGAAACGTGAACAGATGAACTGTTCGGCCCTCTAGGGGATGGAAACCCTACGAAGTTGGGTAAAAGCGCTGTGGCAGTGTCGCAGTTCATGATTCCCTCTTAACCGTCACACCGCCCTCGGACGCCCCCGCTCAGCAGGCAGCGGGACGTCTCCGTGGGCACGCGCCGGCAACCCCCTCCGCCTGGTGTCCGACCGGGCGCGCCGGCCCCCCCACCTCCATTGCGTGTTAGCGGAGCCGACCCATGCTCACGACCCTGAAGACTGTCTACACCGACACGCGCGCCGGGGACCTGGCCTGGGCCCTCGGCCGCGAGCCGCTGCCCGCGCTCGCCACTCTCGACCTCGAACTGACCGGTGCGGTCGTGCAGTTGAGACTCCTCGGGGCCTCCCACCAAGTGCTGCTCGAAGAGGACCGGGGCAGCTGTTCCGAGACCGTCGCCTGCATCCCCGGCAGCAGCACGCCGCTGCCGCTCGGCGTCTCCAAGCGGGTCGGCGAGTGGGAGTACGAGTTCGCGGCCCGCGTGGAGACGCTGTCACGGGGTCAGTTCGCGGGCCGGGCGCAGGAGTTGCTCGCCCTGGTCACGGAGCACCCGCACGGGCTCGCCGGGGTCTTCCCCGGCATCCCGCACGCGTTCACCGCGATGCTGGCGCAGCGGCACGAGGGGTCGGTGATGTGGCGCACCTGGCACGCCTATCCCCAGGACGGGCAGCTCGTGGCGACCCGGACGCGGGTCGGCGTGCGGATGCCCGCACCGCTCTGAGCTGGGCCGGGCGGCGGTTCGCGGTGCCCGGGGCGCGGCCCTGCGATGGCCCGGCAAACGGCGGTTCACACATTCTCGCCGTCACCTCCACTCTTGTGGGGGACTTGGCGTGAGCGAACGGTGACGTAGCGTTCCCAGCGTGATCGAGCCGCGTCAGCGTCTTCCCGTCACGCCCCGGACAGGCCGCTTCCTCGTCCTCGCGGGCGTGTTCATCTGCGCCGCCTGCGGACTCGTGTACGAACTGGAACTCGTCGCCCTCGCCTCGTACTTGATCGGGGACTCCGTCACCCAGGCCTCCGTCGTCCTGTCCGTCATGGTCTTCGCGATGGGCGTCGGCTCGCTGCTCGCCAAGCGCCTGCGCTGCCGGGCCGCCGCCGGCTTCGGGCTCGTCGAGGCGGCCCTCGCGCTCGTCGGCGGGTGCAGCGCCATGGTCCTGTACGCGGCGTTCGCGTGGGCGGGCGACCGGGGCGAGATGTGGGCCAGCGGATCCCGCTATCTCTTCGTCGTGTTCTCCCTGGCCATCGGCGTCCTCATCGGCGCCGAAGTGCCCCTGCTCATGGTGCTCATCCAGCGCGTCCGGCGGCAGGACGCGGGCGGGGCCGTCGCCGACCTGTTCGCCGCGGACTACGTGGGCGCCCTGGTCGGCGGCCTCGCCTTCCCCTTCCTGCTGCTCCCCTGGTTCGGGCAGCTCACCGGGGCGCTGCTCACCGGCGCCGTCAACGTCCTCGCGGGCGGCGCGCTCGTCCTCGGCCTGTTCGGCCGCGACCTGAGCCCGCGCGGGCGCTGGCTGCTGCTCGTGGTCAACGCCGTCGTGCTCGCCGTCCTCGCCTCCGCCGCCGTGCTCGTCGACGACTTCGAACGGGCCGCGCGCCGGGCCGTGTACGGCTCCGGGATCCGCGTCGCCGTCCGCACCGACGTCCAGGAGGTCGTCCTCACCGGCCGCGACCGGAAGTCCCTGCACCTCTTCCTCGACGGCAGGCTGCGCGTCAGCGGCCGCGACGAGCGGCGCTACCACGAGGCCCTCGTGCAGCCCGCCCTGCGCGGCGGCCGCCACCAGCGGGTCCTCGTCCTCGGCGGCGGCGACGGGCTCGCCGCCCGCGAAGTGCTGCGGCACGCCGGGGTGCGCCGCGTCGACGTCGTCGAACTCGACCCGGCCGTCGTCGACCTGGCCCGCAACGACCCGGGCCTGAGCGAACTCAACGGCCACGTCTACCGCGACCCGCGCGTACGCGTCGTCCACGCCGACGCCTTCCGCTGGCTGCGCGGCCCGCACCGGCGCGTGTACGACGTCGTCGTCGCCGACCTGCCCGACCCCGGCATCACCGCGAGCACCCAGCTGTACTCGCAGGAGTTCTACGGCCTCGTCTCCCGCGTCCTCACCGACGACGGGCGCTTCGCCGTGCACGCCGGGCCCGCCGTGACCCGGCCGCACACCTACTGGACCGTCGACGCGACGCTGCGCGCCGCCGGGTACCGCACCGAGCCCTACCGCCTCACCGGCCGCCGCGGCGCTTACGGCGGGCCCGACCGCACCCCCGACCCCGGCGGGACGCCCCGCGACTGGGGCTTCGTGCTCGCCGCCCGCGCCGAGCCGGTGCTCGGCGCGGCCCGCGGCTCCGCCGTGCTGCGCGCCGGATCCCGCGCCGCCGAGCGGCTGCGGCCGTCCGACTGGCGCACCATCGAGCCGTCCACGCTGGTGCATCCGCGCTACGCCGACTGACGGCCCGCGGCAGGCCGGGCGGGCCGAAGTGGCGTACATCACGGCGGCGGCGTCGGTACGCTCAACTGTCATGGAGCATGAGGTGTTCGTACCGGTTCCGGAAGAGCCGCTCCGCGAGGCACTGGCCGACCCCGAGCGGGTCGCCCGCGCGGTGCCCGGGCTGCAGCGGGACGCCGACCCAGGGCCGGACGCGCCGCCCGTCACCGGGCGGCTCAAGGTGCGCGTCGGCGGCCACACGATCACCTACCGCGGTGGCCTGCGGGTCGCCGCGCGCGGCGACGGCGGGTACGCGGTGACCGGGGAGGCCCACGAGGCCCGGGGCAGTGGCGCCGTAACGTTCTCTCTCCTGCTGCGCCTGGCCGCCGCGGAGGGGGGCACGCGCGTCGCCTTCAGCGGGACCGCGTCCGCCGACGGGCGGGGTGCCGAGGCCGTGAAGAGTTCTCCACAGGCTGTGGAGGGCGCGGTGCGGCGGCTCCTCGCGCGCTTCGCTGAGGGCCTCGCTGCGCCCGGCCCGGCGGCGGCCCCGGAGCCCGACCCCGCGCCGGAGCCCGACCCGGCGCCGTCCCGCGTCTTCGACGCCGAGGTGCCGCCGCCGGCGCTCGATCCGCTCTCCGACGTCGATTCCGTCGATTCCCTCGATGACGCGGCCAGCGGGCCCGAGGCCGCGCACGCGCGGCGGACGATGATCGGGCGCAGCGCGGAGGAGGTCGACCACGCGCCGCCCCGGGGGCGGTACGCGCCCGTGCCCGCGCCCGAGGCGCTGGGCGGCGGGGCCGCGCTGCGGTGGGCCGCGCCCGCGGCGGCGGTCCTGGTCGCCTCGGCGATCGTGGTCACCCGGGCCCTGCGCAAGCGCCGCTGAGGCCCTCGCGGGGCTCCCCAATCCCGCCCCTTCCCGATTCCTGGGGGCTCCGCCCCCAGACCCCCGCTCCTCAAACGCCGGAGAGGCTGAAACACAGCCGCAAGCGGCACCATCCAGCCCGTCCGGCGTTTGAGGACGAGGCGCGGAGCGCCGAAAAGGGCGGGGGCACGGGGGCGGCAGCCCCCGGATCGGGAAGGGGCGGGCCTGGGGCGCCCCCGCGAGGGCCGGGGCTAGGGTCGGGGTGTGAGCAGCGAAGAGATCACGTTGGCCGCGGGTGACGCGGAAGTTTCGGTGCGGCCGGGGAACGGCGCCCGCCTCGGCAGCCTCAAGGTGGACGGCGTCGAGCTGCTGCGGCAGGGGGAGCGCTACGGC harbors:
- a CDS encoding DUF2617 family protein, with protein sequence MLTTLKTVYTDTRAGDLAWALGREPLPALATLDLELTGAVVQLRLLGASHQVLLEEDRGSCSETVACIPGSSTPLPLGVSKRVGEWEYEFAARVETLSRGQFAGRAQELLALVTEHPHGLAGVFPGIPHAFTAMLAQRHEGSVMWRTWHAYPQDGQLVATRTRVGVRMPAPL
- a CDS encoding polyamine aminopropyltransferase — encoded protein: MIEPRQRLPVTPRTGRFLVLAGVFICAACGLVYELELVALASYLIGDSVTQASVVLSVMVFAMGVGSLLAKRLRCRAAAGFGLVEAALALVGGCSAMVLYAAFAWAGDRGEMWASGSRYLFVVFSLAIGVLIGAEVPLLMVLIQRVRRQDAGGAVADLFAADYVGALVGGLAFPFLLLPWFGQLTGALLTGAVNVLAGGALVLGLFGRDLSPRGRWLLLVVNAVVLAVLASAAVLVDDFERAARRAVYGSGIRVAVRTDVQEVVLTGRDRKSLHLFLDGRLRVSGRDERRYHEALVQPALRGGRHQRVLVLGGGDGLAAREVLRHAGVRRVDVVELDPAVVDLARNDPGLSELNGHVYRDPRVRVVHADAFRWLRGPHRRVYDVVVADLPDPGITASTQLYSQEFYGLVSRVLTDDGRFAVHAGPAVTRPHTYWTVDATLRAAGYRTEPYRLTGRRGAYGGPDRTPDPGGTPRDWGFVLAARAEPVLGAARGSAVLRAGSRAAERLRPSDWRTIEPSTLVHPRYAD
- a CDS encoding SRPBCC domain-containing protein — its product is MEHEVFVPVPEEPLREALADPERVARAVPGLQRDADPGPDAPPVTGRLKVRVGGHTITYRGGLRVAARGDGGYAVTGEAHEARGSGAVTFSLLLRLAAAEGGTRVAFSGTASADGRGAEAVKSSPQAVEGAVRRLLARFAEGLAAPGPAAAPEPDPAPEPDPAPSRVFDAEVPPPALDPLSDVDSVDSLDDAASGPEAAHARRTMIGRSAEEVDHAPPRGRYAPVPAPEALGGGAALRWAAPAAAVLVASAIVVTRALRKRR